A region of the Fibrobacter sp. genome:
CGTAGCTGCTGCCGTCTGTTGCGGTAAGACCACTGTGGTAGGCAACGCACTTGCCGGTGAACTTGTCGTAGCACTGGCCTTCGCAAGAACTGCCCTGCTGAGAATCGCTGGAAGCTGCCACACTGCTGGAGCTGCCCTGCTGCTGGCTGCTGGAAGACACATTGGGCATCACGCTGCTAGAGGATGCAACGGGGTTCACGGAGCTGCTGGATGCAGGCTGCTGAACAGAGCTGGAAGACTGGTTGTTGCCCGGATTTACAGACGGGGTGGTTGAGCACTTGGTATAGCTGGTAGGATTGGTGGACAGGTAGCCCTTCACCAAGTTACCAGATGTGGAATACTTTAGGGAAGTCTTGCTGGAGCCGCCAGCGAATGCTGCGGTACCTTCGTCAAAGTGGCTTGCGCTCCAGTTGGCCCAGGAAAGCTTGTGGGTATTCAGGAAGGTCTGCCAGCCTGCATTGTTGGGGCCGGGAGTTCCCTTACCGTCGGAGTTGCCTGTGCCCCATTCAGAAACGAAAACGGAAAGACCGGCGTTCATTGCCTTGACGGTCTTGGTGCCTTCGCAATCTTCATCCCATGTTTGTCCATTGTGGTCGGCGAAGTTCTTGTGGTTACCTTCGTAGCAATGGGAATTGGCGTAGTAGTGCATTGTGTAGGCAATGTTTCCGCCGGAGACTTCACTGCCGATGGCATCGCTAGGATTCTGGTCCCATTTGCGGTTACCTACAAGAATAAGGTTGTCGGAATACTTGCGGATTTCCTTGACAACCTCGTTGGCGTAGCCCTTGATCACGTCCCAGGAAATATCCTGCGGTTCGTTGAACACTTCGAAAATCACGTTGTCGTACTTTCCCCACTTCTGGGCCATTTCGCTAAAGAACTGCTTGGCGCTTTCGGTCTGGGTGTTGGCTACGTGGGAGTGCCAGTCGATAATCACATAGATGTCGTTATCGATGGCTGCCTGCACTACAGTGTTCATCAATTTCTTTTGGAATTCGGCGTCGTTCTGGTAGCCCTGCAACTTGTGGCCTTCCCAGGAGGAATTCCAGTATTCATCGCCGGTTGCCATGGCTGCACGGACAATCTGAATCTTCATGTCCTTCACCATGGAGGAGATACCTTCGGCGCTCCAGTATTCAACAGATTCGGGAATCAGGCTCCAGTAAAGGCTCATGCCACGTACCTGAACTTCCTTGCCGTCCTTGATGCCTTCACAGGAACCGTAAATTTGGCCCTTGCCGCTAGAATTTTTTCCGGTAATAAGTTGGCCGTATTGACTAACGGGACCAACGGTGCTTGCGGCGAATGCACTCATGCACATCGCCAGGGTAAGCGAACCAATAATGTGTTTCATCAAACATCCTCAAATTAGTGTGCGAACACACCAATCCCGAGGAAAATATAATTATTAAGGCTGCTTTTGTAAGAAGCTTTTCTTTTTTTTGTTGCCTTTAAATCGGTTTTACTGAGGATGAAACCTATTTTACTTCTTCTTTCTCTTGGGCGAGATGGCGATGAATGCCAGTACGCTGATCAGAAGCAGGAAGGGGTAGAACATGTAGGGAATAATGTCGAAGGCGCTGACATTGACCTGCTGGGCGACGGAACCTGCGACACCTTCGGCGGACTGCGCAGCAGCTGCGGCTGCTACCGCGGAAAGGGCTACCAGCATCTGGGCGCCATAGGGCAGCAGGCCCTGCACGATGCATCCGAAAATGTCCAGCAGCGAAGCGGTCTTTTGCGGGGAGATTCTGTATTCGTCGCTCATCTGCTTGGCGATGGGAGCTGCCATCACGATTGCCACGGTATTGTTTGCGGTGGCTACGTCCATGGCGCTTACCAGAAGGCCTACGCCCAGCTGGCCGCTCTTATGACCTTTGAAAACCTTGTGGATGAAATCCAGCAATGCAGCAAACCCGCCGTGAATGCGGATGAGGCCGCAAAGGGCGCTTACAAGAACCGCTACCATAATGGTTTCGTACATGCCGGAAATACCGTTGCCGATGTGGCCCAGCAGGCCAACGAAATCCAGTTCGCCACTGCCTACCATGACGACGGCTGCGGCTACGATGCCCACCAGCAAGACGGTGAAAACGTTAATGCCGGTCAGTGCCAGGGCAAGAAC
Encoded here:
- a CDS encoding cellulase family glycosylhydrolase codes for the protein MKHIIGSLTLAMCMSAFAASTVGPVSQYGQLITGKNSSGKGQIYGSCEGIKDGKEVQVRGMSLYWSLIPESVEYWSAEGISSMVKDMKIQIVRAAMATGDEYWNSSWEGHKLQGYQNDAEFQKKLMNTVVQAAIDNDIYVIIDWHSHVANTQTESAKQFFSEMAQKWGKYDNVIFEVFNEPQDISWDVIKGYANEVVKEIRKYSDNLILVGNRKWDQNPSDAIGSEVSGGNIAYTMHYYANSHCYEGNHKNFADHNGQTWDEDCEGTKTVKAMNAGLSVFVSEWGTGNSDGKGTPGPNNAGWQTFLNTHKLSWANWSASHFDEGTAAFAGGSSKTSLKYSTSGNLVKGYLSTNPTSYTKCSTTPSVNPGNNQSSSSVQQPASSSSVNPVASSSSVMPNVSSSSQQQGSSSSVAASSDSQQGSSCEGQCYDKFTGKCVAYHSGLTATDGSSYAYDNTCKLNIYYDAGSGFFDGPGIEPSSSSIGIPEISSSSTDIPGNTPESSSSTNALKNFANANFSASVHGKMLQVSGATVNVDVFDMQGRPMMSLRNVSGTASLAALSNGNYIVRINAASKSIVKHITLK